The Diaphorobacter ruginosibacter genome contains a region encoding:
- a CDS encoding porin, producing the protein MKKTLLVLAAAAACASAAQAQSNVRITGLADMYIGSMKKPGDSGRTHAVNSGGMTTSWFGFQGSEDLGGGLKAEFALNAFFRGDTGTPGRFDGDPFFSRDAYLALSGGFGRVLLGRSVAPNFLPTILFNPYGDSFTFSPLVLHQNVSLFNASGWKGTNPSDTGWSNQVIYSTPDFNGLKANLHYQFGEQADKSSKKNVGLNVLYFSGPLSMTAFYEDVGMSDPVPAVLPDGRKNWMLGAAYDFSVVKAYATYGQTKGKNDGFKGKTASLGATVPLAANSRIMAAWAQTKLDQSDAKRNTVSLGYNYDLSKRTDVYAIVMHDKITNFGNGTSVGFGIRHRF; encoded by the coding sequence ATGAAAAAGACTCTGCTAGTGCTGGCCGCCGCTGCGGCGTGTGCCAGTGCTGCGCAAGCGCAATCGAACGTGCGGATCACGGGCCTGGCGGACATGTATATCGGCTCGATGAAAAAACCCGGAGACAGCGGCCGCACCCATGCTGTCAACAGCGGCGGCATGACCACCTCGTGGTTTGGATTCCAGGGTAGCGAAGACCTGGGAGGCGGCCTGAAGGCCGAGTTCGCGTTGAATGCATTTTTCCGTGGCGACACCGGCACGCCCGGCCGCTTCGATGGCGACCCGTTCTTTTCGCGGGATGCCTATCTGGCGCTGAGCGGCGGCTTTGGCCGCGTGTTGCTGGGCCGCAGCGTTGCACCCAACTTCCTGCCCACCATTCTGTTCAACCCCTATGGCGACTCATTCACGTTCTCGCCTCTGGTGCTGCACCAGAACGTATCGCTGTTCAACGCATCGGGCTGGAAGGGTACCAATCCCTCCGATACCGGATGGTCGAACCAGGTGATCTATAGCACTCCTGACTTCAACGGACTGAAGGCCAACCTGCACTACCAATTCGGTGAGCAGGCCGACAAGAGCAGCAAGAAGAACGTCGGCCTCAACGTGCTGTACTTTAGCGGTCCGCTGAGCATGACGGCCTTCTACGAAGACGTCGGCATGTCCGATCCGGTCCCCGCCGTGTTGCCGGATGGACGCAAGAACTGGATGTTGGGTGCTGCCTATGACTTCAGCGTAGTGAAGGCCTACGCCACCTACGGGCAGACCAAGGGGAAGAACGACGGCTTCAAGGGCAAGACGGCTTCTCTGGGCGCCACGGTTCCGCTGGCAGCCAACAGCCGGATCATGGCAGCCTGGGCGCAGACCAAGCTCGACCAGTCCGACGCCAAGCGCAACACCGTTTCGCTAGGCTACAACTACGATCTCTCCAAGCGCACCGACGTCTATGCCATCGTGATGCACGACAAGATCACGAACTTCGGCAACGGTACGAGCGTGGGCTTCGGCATTCGCCACCGCTTCTGA
- a CDS encoding PLP-dependent aminotransferase family protein: MTLTLVPAADANAAVHPSGTAFKAVAPWRPLRSSGLSLVEQLVDHYGGLIRHHGLRAGSRLPSVRVLAQETGVSRDTVVQAYDRLAAQGLVHSRRGSGVFVSAQRATQMVPRVSDVLPTLEQGAAFDTAYLLRSMFRDGTEHSGSAGMLPPDWLDQEMLASALRAVGRGKGHGLLTYGVPQGYLPLRQQIASVLQAQDVPAHPEDHLMTVSGATQGLDLIVRSLVRAGDTVLVEDPGWFLVFGRLNALGVNVVGVPRLPGGPDVEALERLARQHQPRLFILNTAVHNPTGQTLSAGVAHEVLRIAERHDFYLAEDDTYSDFLPGVPVRLAAMDRLQRVLLVGGYSKTLAGSLRVGYVAAHGDLIRRLTDLKLLGGLTTALPGEQVVHRVLADGQYRKHVDRLRERVDRARNRCLRMLENLDCRAQHEPQAGMFAWVDCGMDSEVLARHAAAQGLLLAPGLLFSPRQAAGSMLRIPVPMVEQPKAWKILGHLLAQFRGR, translated from the coding sequence ATGACCCTGACACTTGTTCCGGCGGCCGACGCCAACGCTGCCGTTCACCCCTCTGGCACCGCCTTCAAGGCCGTGGCGCCCTGGCGCCCGCTGCGATCCTCGGGCCTTTCGCTGGTAGAGCAACTGGTGGACCACTACGGTGGCCTGATCCGTCATCATGGGCTGCGCGCCGGCTCGCGCCTGCCTTCGGTACGCGTGCTGGCACAGGAGACGGGCGTCAGTCGTGACACCGTCGTCCAGGCCTACGACCGGCTGGCTGCACAGGGGCTGGTGCATTCTCGGCGTGGATCGGGTGTCTTCGTCAGCGCCCAGCGTGCGACCCAGATGGTGCCCCGCGTCAGCGATGTCTTGCCAACCCTTGAGCAGGGAGCGGCCTTCGACACGGCGTATCTGTTGCGCAGCATGTTCCGTGATGGCACGGAGCATTCAGGCAGCGCGGGCATGCTGCCACCGGACTGGCTGGACCAGGAGATGCTCGCTTCGGCCCTGCGCGCCGTGGGCCGCGGCAAGGGGCACGGACTGTTGACCTATGGCGTGCCCCAGGGCTACCTGCCGCTGCGCCAGCAGATCGCCTCCGTGCTGCAGGCCCAGGACGTGCCTGCCCACCCAGAGGACCACCTGATGACCGTGTCCGGGGCCACGCAGGGGCTGGATCTGATTGTGCGCAGCCTGGTGCGCGCCGGCGACACGGTCCTGGTCGAGGACCCCGGCTGGTTCCTGGTCTTCGGCCGGCTCAATGCCCTGGGTGTGAACGTGGTCGGCGTGCCCCGTCTGCCCGGTGGCCCCGACGTGGAGGCCCTGGAGCGGCTGGCCCGCCAGCATCAGCCCCGCCTGTTCATCCTGAACACCGCCGTGCACAACCCCACGGGGCAGACCCTGTCTGCCGGGGTGGCACACGAGGTGCTGCGCATTGCCGAGCGCCATGACTTCTATCTGGCGGAGGACGATACCTATTCTGACTTCCTGCCAGGCGTGCCCGTGCGCCTGGCCGCCATGGACCGTTTGCAACGCGTGCTGCTGGTGGGCGGCTATTCCAAGACGCTGGCTGGCAGCCTGCGCGTAGGTTATGTGGCAGCCCATGGGGACCTGATCCGGCGGTTGACCGATCTGAAACTACTGGGCGGCCTGACCACGGCACTTCCGGGCGAACAGGTCGTGCACCGCGTACTCGCCGATGGCCAGTACCGCAAGCACGTGGATCGCCTGCGCGAGCGCGTGGACCGCGCGCGCAACCGTTGCCTGCGTATGCTGGAAAACCTTGACTGCCGTGCGCAGCACGAACCGCAGGCCGGCATGTTCGCCTGGGTGGATTGCGGCATGGACTCGGAGGTGCTGGCCCGTCACGCTGCGGCGCAGGGCCTGTTGCTGGCGCCGGGCCTGTTGTTCTCGCCACGCCAGGCGGCAGGCAGCATGCTGCGTATTCCCGTTCCCATGGTGGAGCAACCCAAGGCCTGGAAGATCCTGGGTCACCTGCTGGCGCAGTTCCGGGGCCGATGA
- a CDS encoding LysE family translocator codes for MPDHLAPTSFLLPLAMFAFVSSVTPGPNNVMLTASGASFGYRRTVPHMLGITLGVVVMVLLVGVGLGAVFEQLPVIYTALKYLGAAYLVWLAWKIAGSAGMDGSSASTKPFGFWQAAAFQWVNPKAWVMAIGVIATYTPRENFFANLVLAALVLGVVNYPSISIWTLFGSAVGRALHSPQALRRFNWCMAGLLLLSLYPVLVDSSA; via the coding sequence ATGCCTGACCATCTTGCCCCCACCTCGTTCCTGCTGCCGCTGGCCATGTTCGCCTTCGTCAGCTCCGTCACACCCGGCCCCAACAATGTGATGCTGACGGCCTCGGGTGCCAGCTTCGGCTACCGCCGCACGGTGCCCCACATGCTGGGCATCACCCTGGGCGTGGTCGTCATGGTGCTGCTGGTAGGTGTCGGCCTGGGCGCAGTCTTCGAACAGTTGCCGGTGATCTACACCGCGCTCAAGTACCTGGGCGCGGCCTATCTGGTCTGGCTGGCCTGGAAGATCGCGGGCAGCGCAGGCATGGACGGTAGCAGTGCAAGCACCAAACCCTTCGGTTTCTGGCAGGCGGCGGCATTCCAGTGGGTGAATCCCAAGGCCTGGGTCATGGCCATCGGTGTCATTGCCACCTATACACCGCGCGAGAACTTCTTCGCCAATCTGGTTCTGGCCGCCTTGGTGCTGGGCGTGGTCAACTACCCCAGCATCAGCATCTGGACCTTGTTCGGCAGCGCCGTAGGGCGTGCGCTGCATTCACCCCAGGCGTTGCGCCGCTTCAACTGGTGCATGGCCGGCCTGCTGCTGCTGTCCCTGTACCCCGTGCTGGTCGACTCAAGCGCCTGA
- a CDS encoding GNAT family N-acetyltransferase — MNLEFKRLTEVDLQNIIALNNHPEVLRQMPLGSPNFDEAKAKEWVCQKDAQWEQHGYGPWAFVIDEQFAGWGGLQHEDGDADLALVLHPRFWGCGKAIYQEIIKRAFTSMQMDSITILLPTTRSKTKGVIRLGFEPDGEVDVEGIRFRRFRLHAEKSRPKAALRSALTTSASRQPEHRQQ, encoded by the coding sequence ATGAACTTGGAGTTCAAGCGACTCACCGAAGTCGATCTACAGAACATCATCGCACTCAACAACCACCCAGAAGTGCTGCGCCAAATGCCTCTTGGCAGTCCCAACTTTGACGAGGCAAAGGCCAAAGAATGGGTCTGTCAGAAGGATGCCCAATGGGAGCAACACGGCTACGGTCCCTGGGCATTTGTAATTGATGAGCAGTTTGCAGGTTGGGGAGGCCTGCAGCACGAGGATGGTGATGCCGATCTTGCGCTGGTGCTCCATCCGCGCTTCTGGGGATGTGGCAAGGCCATCTATCAAGAGATCATCAAACGTGCTTTCACCAGCATGCAGATGGACTCCATCACAATCCTTCTCCCAACCACCAGAAGCAAAACAAAAGGGGTTATCAGACTGGGGTTTGAACCCGATGGTGAAGTTGACGTTGAGGGCATTCGCTTCCGGCGCTTTCGTCTCCACGCGGAAAAAAGCCGCCCGAAGGCGGCTCTCAGATCAGCCCTGACGACGTCGGCTTCGCGCCAGCCCGAACATCGCCAGCAGTGA